CATTCCGCAGTGGCAGTCTGAGTTTATCCTCCCGTGGATCCCACGTTTCGGTATCACGATCCACCTGGCGATTGACGGTCTGTCGCTGCTGATGGTGGTGCTGACCGGCCTGCTCGGCGTTCTGGCGGTACTCTGCTCCTGGCGAGAAATCGAAAAATACCAGGGCTTCTTCCACCTGAACCTGATGTGGATCCTGGGCGGCGTGATCGGCGTGTTCCTGGCCATCGACATGTTCCTGTTCTTCTTCTTCTGGGAGATGATGCTGGTGCCGATGTACTTCCTGATCGCGCTGTGGGGCCATAAGGCGTCCGACGGTAAAACGCGTATCACGGCGGCAACCAAGTTCTTCATCTACACCCAGGCGAGTGGTCTGGTGATGTTGATTGCGATCCTGGCGCTGGTGTTTGTGCATTACAAGGCGACCGGCGTCTGGACTTTCAACTACGAAGATCTGCTGAACACCCCAATGTCTCACGGTATTGAATACCTGCTGATGCTGGGCTTCTTCATCGCCTTCGCGGTGAAAATGCCGGTGGTTCCTCTGCACGGCTGGCTGCCGGATGCGCACTCTCAGGCGCCAACGGCGGGTTCCGTTGACCTCGCGGGTATCTTGCTGAAAACCGCGGCCTACGGTCTGCTGCGCTTCGCGCTGCCGCTGTTCCCGAACGCTTCCGCAGAGTTCGCGCCGATTGCCATGTGGCTGGGTGTGATTGGTATCTTCTACGGTGCCTGGATGGCCTTCACGCAGTACGACATCAAGCGTCTGATTGCTTACACCTCCGTTTCCCACATGGGCTTCGTGCTGATTGCTATCTACACCGGCAGCCAGCTGGCGTACCAGGGCGCGGTGATTCAGATGATTGCGCACGGTCTGTCCGCAGCCGGTCTCTTCATCCTGTGTGGTCAGCTGTATGAACGTCTGCACACCCGCGACATGCGCATGATGGGCGGCCTGTGGGGCAAGATGAAATGGCTGCCAGCGCTCTCCATGTTCTTCGCAGTGGCGACGCTGGGTATGCCGGGTACCGGTAACTTCGTCGGCGAATTTATGATTCTGTTCGGCAGCTTCAAGGTGGTTCCGGTGATTACCGTGATCTCTACCTTTGGTCTGGTGTTCGCTTCCGTCTACTCACTGGCGATGCTGCATCGCGCCTACTTCGGTAAAGCGAAGAGCGAAATTGCTGCACAACAACTGCCGGGGATGTCGCTGCGTGAGCTGTTCATCATCCTGTTGCTGGTCGTACTGCTGGTGCTGCTGGGCTTCTATCCGCAGCCTATTCTGGATACCTCGCACTCCGCGATGGGTAACATCCAGCAGTGGTTTGTTAATTCTGCTTCTACTACAAGGCCGTAATTCGCCATGACAATAACTCCACAACAACTGATCGCGCTGCTACCGCTGCTGATCGTCGGATTGACGGTGGTGGTTGTGATGCTCTCCATTGCGTGGCGACGCAATCACTTCCTGAATGCGACCCTATCCGTTCTGGGTCTGAACGCTGCGTTAGTGTCCCTCTGGTTTGTTGGCCAGGCGGGCGCGATGGACGTCACGCCGCTGATGCGCGTTGACGGCTATGCCATGCTGTATACCGGTCTGGTTCTGCTGGCGAGCCTGGCAACCTGTACCTTTGCGTACCCGTGGCTCGAAGGTTACAACGACAACAAAGAAGAGTTTTACCTGCTGGTACTGATTGCCTCGCTTGGCGGCATTCTGCTGGCGAATGCGAACCACCTGGCCGCGCTGTTCCTCGGTATTGAGCTGATCTCTCTGCCGCTGTTTGGCCTGATTGGTTACGCCTTCCGTCAGAAACGCTCGCTGGAAGCGGCGATCAAGTACACGATCCTGTCCGCTGCCGCGTCGTCGTTCCTGCTGTTCGGTATCGCGCTGCTGTACGCACAGACGGGTAACCTCTCCTTCCTGGCTATCGGCAAGAGCCTTGGCGACGGTATGCTGCACGAGCCGCTGCTGCTGGCGGGTCTGGGCATGATGATCGTTGGCCTTGGCTTTAAGCTCTCTCTGGTTCCGTTCCACCTGTGGACGCCAGACGTTTACCAGGGTGCTCCTGCACCGGTATCGACCTTCCTGGCGACGGCGAGCAAAATCGCTATCTTCGGTGTGGTCATGCGTCTGTTCCTGTACGCGCCAGTGGGGGATAGCGAAGCGGTTCGCGTGGTGCTGGGCATTATCGCGTTCGTCTCCATCATCTTCGGTAACCTGATGGCGCTGAGCCAGACCAACATTAAGCGTCTGCTGGGCTACTCGTCTATTTCCCATCTGGGTTATCTGCTGGTGGCGCTGATTGCGCTGCAGAGCGGTGAAATGTCGATGGAAACCGTGGGCGTGTATCTGGCCGGTTATCTGTTCAGCAGCCTCGGCGCGTTCGGCGTGGTGAGCCTGATGTCCAGCCCGTACCGTGGCCCGGATGCTGACTCACTGTTCTCTTACCGTGGTCTGTTCTGGCACCGTCCGATTCTGTCTGCGGTGATGACGGTGATGATGCTGTCCCTGGCGGGTATCCCAATGACCCTGGGCTTTATCGGTAAGTTCTACGTCCTGGCCGTCGGTGTGCAGGCTGGCCTGTGGTGGCTGACCGCCGGTGTGGTTATCGGTTCTGCGATTGGTCTGTACTACTACCTGCGCGTTGCCGTGAGCCTCTACCTGAGCGCGCCTCAGCAGCTCAACCGCGATGCGCCGTCTAACTGGCAGTACAGCGCGGGCGGTATCGTGGTGCTCATCTCCGCGCTGCTGGTGCTCATCTTCGGTATCTATCCGCAGCCGCTGATTGATATCGTGCAGCATGCAATGCCGCTGATGTAAAAACAAAAACCCGCCTCGGCGGGTTTTTTTATTGCCCAGCGGCGCTACGTTTGCAGGGCCTACGGGTTTAGTAGGTCGGGTAAGCGTAGCGCCACCCGACTAAGCCAGCTGCTTGCGACTAATCAACGGTCCGTCAATCTTCTTCATCGAACGGTCCAGCACCTCTTCAATTACCGACGACAGCTCGTTCAGCTCGAACTTCGCCACGTAGCCGTCGGCTTTCACCTTGCGGATATGGTCTTCGTTGGCATTGCCCGAAAGCGATGAGTGGATCACCACCGGAATATCCTTCAGCACCGGGTCAGACTTAATCTTGCGCGTCAGCGTAAAACCGTCCATCTCCGGCATTTCGAGATCCGTCAGCACCAGCGCAATCTTATCGGTGATCGGCACACCCTCAGCCTGAGCCTGCGCGGCCAGCACGCCGATCTTCTCCCACGCGTCCTTA
This region of Enterobacter cancerogenus genomic DNA includes:
- the nuoM gene encoding NADH-quinone oxidoreductase subunit M, with amino-acid sequence MLLPWLILIPFIGGFLCWQTERFGVKMPRWIALITMGLTLALGLQLWLQGGYSLTQSAGIPQWQSEFILPWIPRFGITIHLAIDGLSLLMVVLTGLLGVLAVLCSWREIEKYQGFFHLNLMWILGGVIGVFLAIDMFLFFFFWEMMLVPMYFLIALWGHKASDGKTRITAATKFFIYTQASGLVMLIAILALVFVHYKATGVWTFNYEDLLNTPMSHGIEYLLMLGFFIAFAVKMPVVPLHGWLPDAHSQAPTAGSVDLAGILLKTAAYGLLRFALPLFPNASAEFAPIAMWLGVIGIFYGAWMAFTQYDIKRLIAYTSVSHMGFVLIAIYTGSQLAYQGAVIQMIAHGLSAAGLFILCGQLYERLHTRDMRMMGGLWGKMKWLPALSMFFAVATLGMPGTGNFVGEFMILFGSFKVVPVITVISTFGLVFASVYSLAMLHRAYFGKAKSEIAAQQLPGMSLRELFIILLLVVLLVLLGFYPQPILDTSHSAMGNIQQWFVNSASTTRP
- the nuoN gene encoding NADH-quinone oxidoreductase subunit NuoN, yielding MTITPQQLIALLPLLIVGLTVVVVMLSIAWRRNHFLNATLSVLGLNAALVSLWFVGQAGAMDVTPLMRVDGYAMLYTGLVLLASLATCTFAYPWLEGYNDNKEEFYLLVLIASLGGILLANANHLAALFLGIELISLPLFGLIGYAFRQKRSLEAAIKYTILSAAASSFLLFGIALLYAQTGNLSFLAIGKSLGDGMLHEPLLLAGLGMMIVGLGFKLSLVPFHLWTPDVYQGAPAPVSTFLATASKIAIFGVVMRLFLYAPVGDSEAVRVVLGIIAFVSIIFGNLMALSQTNIKRLLGYSSISHLGYLLVALIALQSGEMSMETVGVYLAGYLFSSLGAFGVVSLMSSPYRGPDADSLFSYRGLFWHRPILSAVMTVMMLSLAGIPMTLGFIGKFYVLAVGVQAGLWWLTAGVVIGSAIGLYYYLRVAVSLYLSAPQQLNRDAPSNWQYSAGGIVVLISALLVLIFGIYPQPLIDIVQHAMPLM